In a single window of the Cucurbita pepo subsp. pepo cultivar mu-cu-16 chromosome LG18, ASM280686v2, whole genome shotgun sequence genome:
- the LOC111780470 gene encoding uncharacterized protein LOC111780470, with amino-acid sequence MANQSTGQGGKDLGIMTMESRYLRDLQRHKPPSFDGGKVNSIAAENWLEAIETAFHFMNCPLKYVVHCGTYMLKGEAHFWWKGAQKTIIPQREFITWCQFKDAYIDKYYPITTRVKMQTTFLALKQRDRSVEEYDLEFNRLARFSQAYVSSEKLKGERFIAGLREELRGNVAXSHRVQSRMQQSR; translated from the coding sequence ATGGCTAATCAGTCAACAGGGCAAGGGGGCAAGGATTTAGGGATTATGACTATGGAGTCCCGCTACTTAAGAGATTTGCAGAGGCACAAACCGCCTTCCTTTGACGGAGGCAAGGTGAATTCCATTGCCGCTGAGAACTGGCTAGAGGCCATAGAAACGGCCTTCCATTTTATGAACTGCCCGCTAAAGTATGTAGTCCATTGTGGGACATATATGTTGAAAGGAGAGGCGCACTTCTGGTGGAAGGGTGCTCAGAAGACCATTATACCACAAAGAGAGTTTATTACATGGTGTCAATTTAAAGATGCATACATCGACAAATACTACCCAATCACTACCAGAGTGAAAATGCAGACAACATTCCTCGCATTGAAACAGAGAGACAGATCAGTGGAGGAATATGACTTGGAGTTCAATAGGCTGGCGAGGTTTTCTCAAGCCTATGTTAGTTCTGAGAAGTTGAAGGGCGAACGATTTATCGCTGGCCTGAGGGAGGAACTAAGGGGGAATGTGGCANGGTCCCATCGGGTCCAATCCCGTATGCAGCAGTCCCGATAA